One Legionella hackeliae genomic region harbors:
- a CDS encoding GNAT family N-acetyltransferase, translating to MTLKLSFLENPNPDDVQILTNGIKAYAKQQKGFESLDFFACFIRDADNSIVGGCSGGTLYGGLHVDNLWVSESIRHQGWGTKLMQAALRYGNEKGCAFATVNTMDWEAIGFYKKLGFELEFERHGFQKNSIFYFLRKEFQAKREIGLLNGDSVSSLSQKPKLPVSESVVREEVVSINNAPYFKWGQGSDGWWLKNDGQFSVIYETMPAGIEQVFQVLPTIIQVKASIPELIQLVTHELGITF from the coding sequence ATGACTTTAAAATTATCGTTTTTAGAAAATCCAAACCCTGATGATGTTCAAATATTAACGAATGGGATTAAGGCGTACGCCAAACAACAAAAAGGCTTCGAATCCTTAGATTTCTTTGCATGCTTTATTCGTGATGCAGACAATAGCATTGTGGGTGGTTGTAGTGGCGGAACGCTCTATGGAGGTCTTCATGTTGATAATCTTTGGGTGAGTGAGTCCATCAGACATCAAGGATGGGGAACGAAGCTCATGCAAGCGGCATTGAGGTATGGCAATGAAAAAGGTTGTGCTTTTGCAACAGTTAATACTATGGATTGGGAAGCAATAGGATTTTATAAAAAATTAGGATTTGAACTTGAGTTTGAACGGCATGGGTTTCAGAAAAACTCTATATTCTATTTTTTGCGGAAAGAATTTCAGGCAAAAAGAGAAATCGGACTCTTAAATGGTGATTCAGTCTCGAGCTTAAGTCAAAAACCAAAACTGCCTGTATCAGAATCTGTGGTTAGAGAAGAGGTTGTTTCAATAAACAATGCGCCTTATTTTAAGTGGGGACAAGGTTCTGATGGATGGTGGTTAAAAAATGATGGTCAGTTTAGTGTTATTTATGAAACGATGCCTGCGGGTATTGAGCAGGTGTTTCAGGTTTTACCTACTATTATTCAAGTTAAGGCAAGTATTCCAGAATTAATTCAATTAGTAACACATGAATTAGGAATAACCTTTTAA
- a CDS encoding cupin domain-containing protein produces the protein MNTQEIPKEHQHISPAGAEVRLLMNNHLGGMAHCTLKAGTISKAVRHKTVSEFWHVLSGEGAIWRKLNDEESITPLTPGVSIDIPLGTHFQYRSDAADLVFICVTMPPWSGSDEASYVEQGAWLPTVE, from the coding sequence ATGAATACACAAGAAATACCCAAAGAGCATCAACATATCTCTCCAGCAGGTGCTGAAGTTCGATTGCTGATGAATAATCATTTAGGTGGAATGGCTCACTGTACTTTGAAGGCAGGAACAATTTCCAAAGCAGTTCGTCATAAAACTGTATCTGAATTTTGGCATGTCCTTTCTGGGGAAGGAGCTATTTGGCGTAAGTTGAACGATGAAGAGAGTATTACCCCTTTAACGCCTGGAGTCAGCATCGATATTCCTTTAGGAACACATTTTCAATATCGAAGTGATGCAGCAGATTTGGTGTTTATTTGCGTTACTATGCCACCTTGGTCAGGTAGTGATGAGGCAAGTTATGTGGAGCAAGGTGCCTGGCTTCCAACAGTGGAATAA
- a CDS encoding S66 peptidase family protein has protein sequence MNILCPTPLQKGDIVGLISPSSPIMEQDIEAGVHLLKSHGFKVKYAKHMLASERFLAGKDSDRANDVMDFFKDSEVKAIIATRGGQGSQRLLPFLDYELIQRNPKQLYGFSDTTALQLGLFKNSGLVSYTGFTLTIHLSNQVKKTLLSSLLGQEYMISKGIKVHAGVSRGPLLGGNLTLMTNLMGTPYLPSFKESILLVEDVGVEPYNIDGMLSQLDLAGIFDEVSGVIFGTFEHCKSKKSNPYDGTVEDVINEWAAKIKVPCIKEFPYGHGKQNCILPIGKVVTLDADNTCVTIQI, from the coding sequence ATGAATATTCTATGTCCAACACCACTGCAAAAAGGAGACATCGTCGGGCTTATCTCACCGTCGAGCCCTATTATGGAACAGGATATAGAAGCGGGAGTGCATTTATTAAAGTCGCATGGATTTAAGGTAAAGTATGCAAAGCATATGCTTGCATCAGAACGATTTTTAGCAGGAAAAGACAGTGATCGTGCAAATGATGTGATGGATTTCTTTAAAGATTCTGAAGTGAAAGCAATTATTGCAACCCGAGGCGGACAAGGTTCACAACGTCTTTTACCTTTTTTGGACTATGAATTAATTCAGAGAAATCCAAAACAATTATACGGGTTTAGTGATACCACCGCGTTGCAATTAGGCCTATTTAAAAACAGTGGCTTAGTAAGTTATACAGGATTTACTTTGACTATTCATTTAAGTAACCAGGTTAAAAAAACATTACTTTCCTCTTTATTAGGCCAAGAGTACATGATTTCCAAAGGAATAAAGGTTCATGCAGGTGTTAGTCGAGGTCCTTTACTTGGTGGAAATTTAACTCTGATGACTAATTTAATGGGCACACCTTATCTACCTAGTTTTAAAGAAAGTATTTTGTTAGTAGAAGACGTTGGTGTCGAGCCCTATAATATTGATGGCATGCTCTCCCAACTAGATTTAGCAGGAATTTTTGATGAAGTTTCTGGCGTTATTTTTGGTACATTTGAACACTGTAAAAGTAAGAAATCGAATCCGTACGATGGTACGGTAGAAGATGTAATCAATGAATGGGCTGCAAAAATAAAAGTACCTTGCATTAAAGAGTTTCCCTATGGGCACGGTAAGCAAAATTGTATTCTTCCAATTGGCAAAGTGGTTACTTTAGATGCAGATAATACTTGCGTTACAATTCAAATTTAA
- a CDS encoding class I SAM-dependent DNA methyltransferase has product MKKLDTYQSLCTEVYDLSKPNAPQNEYSFYRSYAVEAKGPILEPMCGTGRFLLPLVEEGFDVHGFDASQPMLERLHAKAISKNLKPKVWHGFIENLNQSNQYSLIFIPSGSFGLITEKADIQKSLKIIFEHLEDKGLFVFEVETRQAVPKELGIWRGSRWPKEDGTLIVLSQLATLDNDVCYSIGKYDLVDNNCVVQTEVEEYKIRIYQDPSFLRNLLTEVGFSNVRMVKGFDRNSSPDEKDESIVFECRK; this is encoded by the coding sequence ATGAAAAAACTAGATACCTATCAGAGCCTGTGTACTGAAGTATATGATTTAAGTAAACCTAATGCACCACAAAATGAGTACTCATTCTATCGAAGCTATGCTGTAGAAGCTAAGGGCCCCATTTTAGAACCTATGTGCGGCACAGGTCGTTTTTTATTACCTTTGGTTGAAGAAGGATTTGATGTTCATGGCTTTGATGCAAGTCAGCCAATGCTAGAACGATTGCATGCAAAAGCTATTAGCAAAAACCTTAAGCCAAAAGTCTGGCATGGTTTTATTGAAAATTTAAATCAATCCAATCAATATTCTTTAATTTTTATACCCAGTGGTTCATTTGGCCTCATCACAGAAAAGGCGGATATCCAAAAATCCTTAAAAATCATTTTTGAACATCTGGAAGATAAAGGACTCTTTGTATTTGAAGTAGAAACACGTCAAGCCGTGCCTAAAGAATTAGGTATATGGAGAGGCTCAAGATGGCCTAAAGAAGATGGAACACTTATAGTCTTAAGCCAATTAGCCACGCTTGATAATGATGTTTGTTACTCTATTGGCAAATATGACTTGGTTGATAACAACTGTGTAGTGCAAACAGAGGTTGAGGAATACAAAATTCGCATTTATCAAGACCCTTCTTTCTTGCGCAATTTGCTTACTGAGGTTGGTTTCAGCAATGTACGGATGGTTAAAGGATTTGACCGAAACTCATCACCTGATGAAAAAGACGAAAGTATTGTTTTTGAATGTAGAAAATAA
- a CDS encoding GNAT family N-acetyltransferase — MITIAYLKQYSDCIPKLAKIWHEVLGKIWMPEIGIEEIESLYYEELNQDMPFTYIALYDEIPVGSCTLQLNEDIRPDLGPWIGDLVVDPKYQKQGIGKILVDAAVEKAKELGFEKLYLFALDPTIPEYYRRLGWKKIGMDEFKSHPVTVMEISL, encoded by the coding sequence ATGATAACAATAGCCTACCTAAAACAATATTCAGACTGTATTCCAAAGCTTGCTAAGATTTGGCATGAAGTTTTAGGTAAAATCTGGATGCCAGAGATTGGAATTGAAGAAATAGAATCTTTGTATTACGAAGAGCTGAACCAAGATATGCCTTTTACTTACATTGCGCTATACGATGAAATTCCTGTAGGTTCTTGTACTTTGCAATTAAACGAAGATATTCGACCAGATTTAGGGCCGTGGATTGGTGATTTGGTGGTTGATCCAAAATATCAAAAACAGGGGATCGGAAAAATATTAGTTGATGCCGCAGTCGAGAAAGCAAAAGAACTTGGCTTTGAAAAACTGTACTTGTTTGCTCTTGATCCTACCATACCTGAGTATTATAGGCGCCTTGGGTGGAAAAAAATCGGTATGGATGAATTTAAATCTCATCCTGTAACGGTGATGGAGATCAGTTTATGA
- a CDS encoding nuclear transport factor 2 family protein, producing MKQEHQLIYELEISLLRSETRKSIAQLKLLIADEFIEYGASGSIYNKNDLLDSLPEEEQRSYMVNDFSVLEVSPEVMLATYKVTVASKSSLRSSLWQYKHNRWQMVFHQGTPCHECEE from the coding sequence ATGAAACAAGAACACCAATTGATTTATGAGCTAGAAATTTCTCTATTAAGGTCGGAAACGAGAAAATCTATTGCGCAACTGAAACTATTGATTGCTGATGAATTTATCGAGTATGGGGCCTCTGGCTCAATTTACAATAAGAACGACCTACTTGATTCTCTTCCAGAAGAAGAGCAACGAAGCTATATGGTTAATGATTTTTCAGTTTTAGAGGTGTCGCCTGAAGTCATGTTGGCAACTTATAAGGTTACTGTTGCCTCAAAAAGTTCTTTACGTTCTTCGCTCTGGCAATACAAACACAATCGTTGGCAAATGGTGTTTCATCAAGGAACGCCTTGCCACGAGTGCGAGGAATAA
- a CDS encoding GNAT family N-acetyltransferase — protein MRCSPQETIQKLIHERYSEARAVFWAGSVSQGEETQVSDLDLVIVYEKLIRAYREAFVYEGWPIDAFVHDRESIRYFFEESRINSGISGTIQMILSGKDMMPASDFSNGIREEAYLYLKRGPLSWDKNQIDKERFLITDVLEDILSPKSYEEQIASASWLFEALSQFYFRAQNKWCASGKSIIRYLHQENPDLAREFSESFNRVYKEGDSTHLKKLVEKILQPYGGILWSGYHSDAPEDAKIPELIILAKNNDYEICFEERTNQEITAILSDGLKIYNEEMIGAYNHTPFTIYIKSIDKTVLAGCYGDVTRANCYVDCIWVHPDFRQKGLGRNLMEKLEIFAKQKNCQVITIETAEFQARSFYEQLGYVVISMTEHNCFLDFNVYLMRKSL, from the coding sequence ATGCGTTGCTCACCTCAAGAAACAATTCAAAAGTTAATTCATGAACGTTACTCAGAAGCACGTGCTGTTTTTTGGGCCGGTTCGGTTTCTCAAGGGGAAGAAACCCAAGTCTCAGATTTAGATCTCGTAATCGTCTATGAAAAATTAATCAGAGCTTATCGTGAAGCCTTTGTTTATGAAGGTTGGCCTATTGATGCTTTTGTACACGACAGAGAATCCATTCGTTATTTTTTTGAAGAATCGAGAATAAATTCCGGTATTTCAGGAACCATTCAAATGATTTTGTCGGGAAAAGATATGATGCCAGCTAGCGATTTTTCAAACGGGATTAGAGAGGAGGCCTATCTTTACTTAAAGCGCGGACCTCTTTCTTGGGATAAAAATCAAATTGATAAAGAGCGTTTTTTAATTACGGATGTCTTAGAAGATATTTTATCTCCTAAGTCTTATGAAGAACAAATTGCCTCAGCCTCATGGCTTTTTGAAGCATTGTCTCAATTTTATTTTAGAGCTCAAAATAAATGGTGCGCCAGTGGTAAATCAATCATTCGCTATTTGCATCAAGAAAATCCCGATTTAGCCAGGGAGTTTTCTGAAAGTTTTAATCGAGTTTATAAGGAAGGTGATTCAACTCATTTAAAAAAGTTGGTTGAAAAAATACTACAACCTTATGGAGGTATTCTTTGGAGCGGTTATCATTCCGATGCACCAGAAGATGCAAAAATACCAGAGCTTATAATTTTAGCCAAGAACAATGACTATGAGATTTGTTTCGAAGAACGAACCAACCAAGAAATCACTGCCATTTTATCTGACGGCTTAAAGATCTACAATGAAGAAATGATTGGTGCTTACAATCATACTCCCTTTACCATCTATATAAAATCTATCGACAAGACCGTTTTAGCAGGTTGTTATGGGGATGTCACTCGAGCCAATTGCTATGTCGATTGCATTTGGGTTCATCCGGATTTTAGACAAAAAGGATTAGGACGAAATCTCATGGAAAAACTGGAAATTTTTGCAAAACAAAAGAATTGCCAAGTGATTACCATTGAGACGGCCGAATTTCAGGCAAGATCTTTTTATGAACAGCTTGGGTATGTTGTCATATCCATGACAGAGCATAATTGTTTTTTGGATTTCAACGTTTATTTGATGAGAAAATCGCTATGA
- a CDS encoding MerR family transcriptional regulator, with product MTKWHIKEISELTQTSVRMLRHYDKIGLLQPSYREPNGYRCYTEPDLAKLQQIIALKYFGFSLSKIKDILQKHSNVYAHLQAQHQVIRKQSEDLLKVNQVLEEILKSRSASMFPNWQDLLLLIEGYKMTENLRDKLKKTWAGKQLTVSQFEDYLFLYEQFPEEFALRDSIIEEINQQKVGDPEGPDGERIAAVMEDLSKKMKKFFTEQVKLGASLLESIQSGRLTQLEITPEGAYWLSRAMMAYSLKRWNNLYNQIIDNMNSPPEGEHGKRLAQEWKDLIDNYLAAGNRDYLIGILLWQEISRQEHEVKALKTMPPPQEMIKPWHIKLLFNAEASAWISKALETHQ from the coding sequence ATGACAAAATGGCATATAAAAGAAATTAGTGAGTTAACTCAGACATCGGTTCGCATGTTGCGGCATTATGACAAAATAGGTTTGTTACAACCCTCTTATCGTGAGCCCAATGGTTACCGCTGTTACACCGAGCCGGATTTGGCAAAGTTACAGCAGATTATTGCTTTGAAGTATTTTGGTTTTTCATTAAGCAAAATAAAGGATATTCTGCAAAAACATTCCAATGTTTATGCTCACCTGCAAGCACAACACCAAGTAATCAGAAAGCAAAGTGAAGATTTACTGAAAGTGAATCAAGTGCTTGAAGAAATTCTAAAAAGCCGTTCTGCATCAATGTTTCCTAATTGGCAAGATTTGTTGTTACTCATAGAGGGGTATAAAATGACAGAAAATCTACGAGATAAATTGAAAAAAACGTGGGCTGGAAAACAATTAACTGTTTCTCAATTTGAAGACTACTTGTTTCTTTACGAGCAATTTCCTGAAGAATTTGCACTTAGAGATTCTATTATTGAGGAAATTAACCAACAAAAGGTAGGTGATCCTGAAGGACCAGATGGTGAGCGAATTGCTGCTGTTATGGAAGATTTATCAAAAAAAATGAAGAAATTTTTTACTGAGCAAGTCAAATTGGGAGCCAGTCTTTTGGAAAGCATACAATCTGGGAGACTAACCCAATTGGAAATCACCCCGGAAGGTGCTTATTGGTTGTCGCGTGCGATGATGGCCTATTCGTTGAAGCGTTGGAATAATCTGTACAACCAAATCATCGATAACATGAACTCTCCACCTGAAGGAGAGCATGGGAAAAGGCTTGCTCAAGAATGGAAAGACTTAATCGATAATTATTTAGCTGCAGGAAATAGAGATTACTTAATCGGTATTTTATTATGGCAAGAAATTTCGCGACAAGAGCATGAAGTAAAAGCCTTAAAAACAATGCCGCCTCCTCAGGAGATGATAAAGCCATGGCATATTAAATTACTGTTCAATGCAGAAGCATCAGCTTGGATAAGTAAAGCACTAGAAACACATCAATAA
- a CDS encoding phosphotransferase yields MKASSINEHRILDSNLLDKIIYILNKRFDAEVKIISTQFLSEPERRNCVVRLFLSSQTKEIPESIILKQSLREDTDANDEEAYARFARDWAGLEFASEIKQNKHNVPKFFGGSKEYRFILIEDLGVQHVSLVDSLTVADRKKAIAALTRFMKALGSFHAASFGNTGLYEQILQMIHPEAETVDDELNFALNDLLPKLGLANKNLGLTLTHECIEEAKSLIEYVIKPGSFTVLTHGDICPDNVFDHAETKDLQLIDFEWCVVRNALLDGTYLRMSMPTCWCAKAIPTDVIEHMEQIYREELKQTISEATDDKQYNQAYTYACGFWLLQQTIPFINSTWEKDRIGPSGPVPKDSLWNEEDNWVRPRVLSRLQAFIDSSNAYQHLPYLRAMAQAMLAELKRCWPETSFLKFYTAFEQE; encoded by the coding sequence ATGAAAGCAAGCTCCATAAATGAACACAGAATTCTTGATTCTAATCTTCTTGATAAAATCATCTATATATTAAATAAGAGATTTGATGCAGAGGTTAAGATAATTTCCACTCAGTTTTTAAGTGAGCCTGAACGGAGAAATTGCGTAGTAAGACTCTTTTTATCAAGCCAAACGAAAGAAATCCCTGAAAGTATTATTTTAAAACAATCTTTACGAGAAGACACCGATGCTAATGATGAGGAAGCTTATGCACGATTTGCAAGGGATTGGGCAGGTCTTGAATTTGCCTCTGAGATTAAGCAAAACAAGCATAATGTCCCAAAGTTTTTTGGTGGAAGTAAAGAGTATCGATTTATTCTGATTGAAGATTTAGGAGTTCAGCATGTTAGTTTAGTCGATTCACTTACTGTAGCTGATCGCAAAAAAGCTATTGCTGCATTAACCCGTTTTATGAAAGCCTTGGGAAGTTTTCATGCAGCAAGTTTTGGAAATACCGGGCTTTATGAACAAATTTTGCAAATGATTCATCCTGAGGCGGAAACGGTTGATGATGAGCTTAATTTCGCATTGAATGATTTATTACCGAAACTGGGATTGGCAAATAAAAATTTAGGCTTAACTTTAACTCATGAATGCATTGAAGAAGCGAAATCTTTAATTGAATATGTAATAAAGCCCGGATCTTTTACTGTTCTGACTCATGGGGACATTTGTCCTGATAATGTATTTGATCATGCAGAAACTAAAGATTTGCAGCTTATTGATTTTGAATGGTGTGTTGTGCGTAATGCTTTGTTAGATGGGACTTATTTGCGAATGAGTATGCCAACGTGCTGGTGTGCTAAAGCCATTCCTACGGATGTTATTGAGCATATGGAACAAATCTATAGGGAGGAACTCAAACAAACGATTTCAGAAGCAACTGATGATAAACAATACAATCAAGCTTATACCTATGCCTGCGGTTTTTGGCTTTTACAACAAACGATACCTTTTATTAATTCAACTTGGGAAAAAGATAGGATCGGACCTTCAGGTCCTGTACCGAAGGATTCTTTATGGAATGAAGAAGATAACTGGGTTAGACCTAGGGTTTTATCGAGGTTGCAAGCATTTATAGATAGTAGCAATGCTTATCAACATTTACCCTACTTACGAGCGATGGCTCAAGCCATGTTAGCTGAATTAAAACGTTGTTGGCCTGAAACATCTTTTCTGAAATTTTATACTGCATTTGAACAAGAATAA
- a CDS encoding alanyl-tRNA editing protein — translation MHKLFWDNPYQRQLMTKVVSVNENRLLFAETIGFSFSGGQESDTVRVNGLMVTHSEIEDDLIYYTLPSEHGLSEGDVVLMEIDFVRRYKLMRLHFAAELILELVQRMLPIEKIGAHIAEHKARIDFSYQHNISDIFDSLLFEYNQIIAKDMLIRTGFSDEKSQRRYWEIEGFSNVSCGGTHVQSTVEVGFITLKRVNIGSGKERIEIKLLDPNLGLKDESKLHK, via the coding sequence ATGCATAAACTATTTTGGGATAATCCCTATCAACGCCAATTAATGACTAAAGTGGTGTCGGTAAATGAGAACCGACTACTTTTTGCAGAGACTATTGGTTTTTCGTTTTCCGGTGGTCAAGAAAGTGATACAGTTCGCGTGAATGGCCTGATGGTCACTCATTCTGAAATAGAAGATGACTTGATTTATTATACATTACCTTCGGAGCATGGGCTTTCTGAGGGCGATGTTGTCCTTATGGAAATCGACTTTGTTCGTCGCTACAAATTGATGCGTCTTCATTTTGCTGCTGAATTAATCTTGGAACTTGTCCAAAGAATGCTTCCCATTGAAAAAATAGGTGCGCATATTGCTGAACATAAGGCTAGAATCGACTTTAGCTATCAGCACAATATCTCGGATATTTTTGACTCTCTTTTGTTTGAATACAATCAAATTATTGCAAAAGATATGCTTATTCGCACTGGGTTTTCTGATGAGAAGAGTCAAAGACGTTATTGGGAGATTGAAGGATTTTCTAATGTTTCTTGTGGTGGAACACATGTACAATCAACCGTGGAAGTTGGATTCATTACCCTAAAAAGGGTTAATATTGGCAGCGGAAAAGAACGCATAGAAATAAAGCTCCTTGATCCCAACTTAGGTTTAAAAGATGAAAGCAAGCTCCATAAATGA
- a CDS encoding YbaK/EbsC family protein, translated as MNKDKNLSKSAQIIQDFLSQKGISCDVKELDSSTRTAKDAADTLGCNVAQIVKSLLFRTEKTNKPILVLASGVNRVKEVLIGHLINEDIGKADADFTREITGFAIGGVPPVGHKHVINTVLIDEDLLCYEVLWAAAGTPNAVFSLSPDELKYITNGIVVKIRE; from the coding sequence ATGAATAAAGATAAAAACTTAAGTAAAAGCGCTCAGATCATACAGGATTTTTTATCTCAGAAGGGAATATCGTGTGACGTCAAGGAACTTGATTCGAGTACACGTACTGCAAAAGATGCCGCTGATACTTTGGGGTGTAATGTTGCTCAAATTGTGAAGTCACTACTATTTCGCACTGAAAAAACCAACAAGCCGATATTGGTATTAGCAAGTGGTGTTAATCGTGTGAAAGAGGTCCTTATTGGGCACCTTATCAATGAAGATATTGGGAAAGCTGATGCAGATTTTACACGAGAAATAACTGGCTTTGCGATTGGTGGAGTTCCTCCAGTTGGCCATAAACACGTTATTAATACGGTTCTTATTGATGAAGATTTGTTGTGCTATGAAGTTCTATGGGCAGCTGCTGGAACGCCCAATGCAGTGTTTTCACTCTCTCCTGATGAACTGAAATATATAACGAATGGGATAGTGGTTAAGATTAGAGAATAA
- a CDS encoding DUF2000 domain-containing protein, which produces MVEHPFKNKLVAVLNKHIEPGKVMNALAHMCIGLGAVIGNEELRLTDYRDADGGAHPYISEIPFIILCENSNKIRSLRQNALAKNVLFNDFTDTMTVGTYQEQIERTAQVKENDLIYYGIVLFGDWDVVTELTRKCSLWR; this is translated from the coding sequence ATGGTTGAACACCCTTTTAAAAACAAACTGGTTGCGGTACTTAATAAGCATATTGAGCCTGGCAAAGTGATGAACGCACTTGCTCATATGTGTATTGGTTTAGGTGCTGTGATTGGTAATGAAGAACTGCGTTTAACCGATTATCGAGATGCAGATGGAGGAGCTCACCCTTATATTTCAGAAATACCCTTTATCATTCTTTGCGAGAACTCCAACAAAATTAGATCATTACGCCAGAATGCTTTAGCAAAAAATGTTCTTTTTAATGATTTTACCGATACGATGACTGTGGGTACCTATCAAGAGCAAATTGAAAGAACGGCACAGGTTAAAGAGAACGATCTGATTTACTATGGCATTGTTTTATTTGGGGATTGGGACGTAGTGACAGAACTCACTAGGAAGTGTTCTTTGTGGCGATGA
- a CDS encoding helix-turn-helix domain-containing protein → MQEISKRIAKTLKSLRQERGWSLDKTALETGVSKAMLGQIEREESSPTISTLWKIASGFQASFSSFIEDSLDNSTNPVYRAGHAETLHPDDEKIRVLPLFPFDEQLHFELFVIELLPECEHLSPPHKHGVIEHVIVVDGTIELLLGGSWKKLSKGEGLRFNANQPHGYRNPTNELSRIHDIIHYPPQYKSP, encoded by the coding sequence ATGCAAGAAATTTCAAAACGTATTGCAAAAACATTAAAATCATTAAGACAAGAACGAGGTTGGAGTTTAGACAAAACAGCGCTTGAAACCGGCGTTTCTAAAGCGATGCTCGGGCAAATTGAACGAGAAGAATCAAGTCCAACGATTTCTACCTTATGGAAAATTGCGAGCGGCTTTCAAGCCTCCTTTTCTTCGTTTATTGAAGACAGTCTGGATAATTCAACCAATCCTGTTTATAGGGCGGGACATGCTGAAACCTTGCATCCAGATGATGAAAAAATACGAGTACTGCCTCTATTTCCTTTTGATGAGCAGTTACATTTTGAATTGTTTGTTATTGAGTTATTGCCCGAATGTGAACATCTTTCACCTCCCCATAAACATGGAGTCATTGAGCATGTCATTGTTGTGGATGGAACCATTGAGCTTTTGTTAGGCGGGAGCTGGAAAAAACTTTCTAAAGGAGAAGGGCTTCGTTTTAATGCCAATCAACCGCATGGCTACCGGAATCCAACCAATGAACTATCGCGCATCCATGATATTATTCATTACCCACCCCAATATAAATCGCCTTAA
- a CDS encoding phosphotransferase enzyme family protein: MIWETTLKKITDETANRAANKWVKKPTHLKLINNQINCVYRFESKNQGFYLRMTHEKIRKAHELLSAIDFQKHLFLCGTPICEPVVSQEGNDVETVHQDDLEFFVHVCREVPGQIMNFDYPDKKAYLTWGRALGLLHQASQSYVASEHHFLTWEDLWRETWDYARQEEALIQDLYQTITTRFKTFSINSAHFGLTHGDHRPGNVLYDGESVHLIDFDEPVYHWYLADIAKPFLDLCNKPWPLWKPLFEWFIEGYRQIRPLSSDELKEMNHFSQMKSLDIYLWCKYNWFEETAPGGKPRNEWLHDLKTMALTPLFYVP; encoded by the coding sequence ATGATTTGGGAGACCACATTAAAAAAAATTACGGATGAAACGGCAAATCGTGCTGCTAATAAGTGGGTAAAAAAACCTACCCATCTTAAGCTTATCAATAATCAAATTAACTGTGTTTATCGATTTGAATCTAAGAACCAAGGCTTTTACCTTCGCATGACGCATGAAAAAATACGAAAAGCTCACGAACTTTTGAGTGCCATTGATTTTCAGAAGCATTTATTTTTGTGTGGTACGCCTATTTGTGAACCGGTTGTATCCCAAGAAGGAAATGATGTCGAAACGGTACACCAAGATGATTTGGAATTTTTTGTTCATGTTTGCCGTGAGGTGCCAGGGCAAATCATGAATTTTGATTATCCAGATAAAAAAGCTTATCTCACATGGGGCCGCGCCCTAGGTCTATTGCATCAAGCCTCGCAAAGTTATGTTGCATCGGAACATCATTTTTTAACTTGGGAAGATTTGTGGCGTGAAACTTGGGATTATGCGCGTCAAGAAGAGGCTCTGATCCAGGATTTATACCAAACCATCACGACACGCTTCAAAACTTTTTCAATCAACTCAGCACATTTTGGCCTAACCCATGGGGACCATCGTCCTGGGAATGTGCTTTATGATGGTGAGAGCGTTCATCTGATTGATTTTGATGAGCCAGTTTATCATTGGTATCTTGCCGATATCGCTAAACCTTTTTTGGACTTATGCAATAAGCCATGGCCTCTCTGGAAACCCCTGTTTGAATGGTTTATAGAAGGGTATAGGCAAATCCGGCCATTGAGTTCAGACGAATTAAAAGAAATGAATCATTTTTCGCAAATGAAAAGCTTGGATATCTACCTTTGGTGTAAATACAACTGGTTTGAAGAAACAGCGCCAGGAGGAAAGCCACGCAATGAGTGGCTTCATGACTTAAAAACTATGGCATTAACGCCTTTGTTTTATGTACCATAA